A section of the Girardinichthys multiradiatus isolate DD_20200921_A chromosome 5, DD_fGirMul_XY1, whole genome shotgun sequence genome encodes:
- the LOC124867969 gene encoding uncharacterized protein LOC124867969 isoform X3 → MQVQHAGSRLSQLKKYVLRRDRAQQPAASSAAFTRSPAACSSRADSKASCTTKAAAPSPQRQSSTPRKKRAMVLYSSSEEDEELMVEAASAVEQELSALATSSATPTPLLTPSPSADKPSAPAAQIQLWGHTFLIGCLETAGRQPRHWTSRELQANQMLMRPTCNILPVGQLVVLLESWKSSLPPEEQEWLSRALFVKDRTGRAVLSKELQLWYHSPGPRLIYSQPPSSPDAFFQRRFFLWAPYRMWQYSLKCPSCAHKLTSCGLYKTVRRVLDLDGWYYMGTEYLECRYCTKKVAAWSRSVREQLDFSHQMLFPAELAYRLSCDKKVLSQMKGRTLGNSANRLHSFLVENHTEEWMTRCLLYLETCGKFQVAGIHLAPTAHPPRMQPVPTSRWLLFTYARETFSRMEELQASVTSVFGSILKMDSTKKVIKKLAGADAGTAQWMSSVGNELGQVLICVVTAAEGYGLQDMAKGLHKRYEQARRSSPEVLYVGRDCCRADGKPSTSVVKTPMVITLPTNHLPCSPELQCLVHTLGPQLFTPSLADLIHLPVSKSA, encoded by the exons ATGCAGGTCCAGCATGCTGGCTCCCGACTCAGTCAGCTGAAAAAGTATGTGCTGAGGAGGGACAGGGCCCAACAACCTGCTGCATCCTCTGCTGCTTTCACCCGCAGCCCGGCAGCGTGCTCCAGCAGGGCCGACAGCAAGGCCAGCTGCACCACGAAGGCTGCTGCACCTTCTCCTCAGCGCCAGTCCTCCACTCCAAGGAAGAAGCGAGCCATGGTTCTTTACA GTTCCTCGGAAGAAGATGAGGAGCTGATGGTGGAAGCTGCTTCTGCTGTAGAGCAGGAGCTGTCTGCTTTGG CAACTTCATCAGCAACTCCTACTCCTCTCCTCACACCATCTCCCTCTGCTGATAAACCCAGCGCTCCTGCAGCCCAG ATTCAGCTGTGGGGGCACACCTTCCTGATTGGCTGCCTGGAGACTGCTGGAAGGCAGCCGCGCCATTGGACCAGCAGAGAATTGCAAGCCAATCAGATGCTAATGAGGCCCACCTGCAACATTCTCCCAGTGGGGCAGCTT GTTGTCCTGTTGGAGTCCTGGAAGAGCAGCCTTCCTCCTGAGGAACAGGAATGGCTGAGCAGAGCCCTGTTTGTCAAGGACCGGACAGGCAGGGCTGTCCTGTCTAAAGAGCTGCAGCTGTGGTACCACTCACCTGGCCCCCGCCTCATCTACAGCCAGCCTCCCTCCTCGCCTGATGCCTTCTTCCAGCGCCGGTTCTTCCTCTGGGCTCCGTACCGGATGTGGCAGTACAGCCTCAAGTGTCCGAGCTGTGCCCACAAGCTGACGAGCTGTGGCCTGTATAAGACCGTGCGCAGAGTTCTGGACCTTGATGGCTGGTACTACATGGGCACGGAGTACCTGGAGTGCAG GTACTGCACCAAGAAGGTGGCTGCCTGGTCCAGGAGTGTGAGGGAGCAGCTGGACTTCAGTCACCAAATGCTCTTCCCTGCTGAGCTGGCGTACAG GCTGTCCTGTGACAAGAAGGTGCTTAGCCAGATGAAGGGGCGAACGCTCGGTAACAGCGCTAACCGGCTTCACTCCTTCCTGGTTGAAAACCACACAGAGGAGTGGATGACCAGGTGCCTGCTCTACTTGGAGACTTGTGGGAAGTTTCAAGTAGCAGGGATACATCTGGCTCCTACTGCTCATCCCCCCAGAATGCAGCCTGTACCCACTAGCCGCTGGCTGCTCTTCACCTATGCCAGAGAGACCTTCAGCCGGATGGAGGAGCTTCAGGCAAGCGTGACATCTGTCTTCGGCTCCATCCTGAAGATGGACTCCACAAAGAAG GTCATCAAGAAGCTGGCTGGAGCGGATGCTGGGACAGCTCAGTGGATGAGCAGCGTGGGGAACGAGCTGGGGCAGGTTTTGATCTGTGTGGTGACGGCGGCGGAGGGATATGGGCTGCAGGACATGGCCAAGGGCCTGCATAAGCGCTACGAGCAGGCCCGCCGCAGCTCCCCTGAAGTCCTGTACGTGGGCCGGGACTGCTGCAGGGCGGACGGAAAGCCCTCGACCTCAGTGGTAAAGACTCCCATGGTCATCACGCTACCAACAAACCACTTACCTTGTTCCCCAGAGCTCCAGTGCCTCGTCCACACTCTCGGACCCCAATTGTTCACCCCCTCCCTGGCGGATCTCATTCACTTACCAGTAAGCAAATCAGCCTAA
- the LOC124867969 gene encoding uncharacterized protein LOC124867969 isoform X2: MQVQHAGSRLSQLKKYVLRRDRAQQPAASSAAFTRSPAACSSRADSKASCTTKAAAPSPQRQSSTPRKKRAMVLYSSSEEDEELMVEAASAVEQELSALGESCSRSIFPTHFITMCMIVTVLDSAPVAATSSATPTPLLTPSPSADKPSAPAAQIQLWGHTFLIGCLETAGRQPRHWTSRELQANQMLMRPTCNILPVGQLVVLLESWKSSLPPEEQEWLSRALFVKDRTGRAVLSKELQLWYHSPGPRLIYSQPPSSPDAFFQRRFFLWAPYRMWQYSLKCPSCAHKLTSCGLYKTVRRVLDLDGWYYMGTEYLECRYCTKKVAAWSRSVREQLDFSHQMLFPAELAYRLSCDKKVLSQMKGRTLGNSANRLHSFLVENHTEEWMTRMQPVPTSRWLLFTYARETFSRMEELQASVTSVFGSILKMDSTKKVIKKLAGADAGTAQWMSSVGNELGQVLICVVTAAEGYGLQDMAKGLHKRYEQARRSSPEVLYVGRDCCRADGKPSTSVVKTPMVITLPTNHLPCSPELQCLVHTLGPQLFTPSLADLIHLPVSKSA; this comes from the exons ATGCAGGTCCAGCATGCTGGCTCCCGACTCAGTCAGCTGAAAAAGTATGTGCTGAGGAGGGACAGGGCCCAACAACCTGCTGCATCCTCTGCTGCTTTCACCCGCAGCCCGGCAGCGTGCTCCAGCAGGGCCGACAGCAAGGCCAGCTGCACCACGAAGGCTGCTGCACCTTCTCCTCAGCGCCAGTCCTCCACTCCAAGGAAGAAGCGAGCCATGGTTCTTTACA GTTCCTCGGAAGAAGATGAGGAGCTGATGGTGGAAGCTGCTTCTGCTGTAGAGCAGGAGCTGTCTGCTTTGGGTGAGTCATGCAGCAGGTCTATTTTTCCAACACATTTCATCACAATGTGTATGATAGTGACCGTGCTGGACTCTGCGCCCGTTGCAGCAACTTCATCAGCAACTCCTACTCCTCTCCTCACACCATCTCCCTCTGCTGATAAACCCAGCGCTCCTGCAGCCCAG ATTCAGCTGTGGGGGCACACCTTCCTGATTGGCTGCCTGGAGACTGCTGGAAGGCAGCCGCGCCATTGGACCAGCAGAGAATTGCAAGCCAATCAGATGCTAATGAGGCCCACCTGCAACATTCTCCCAGTGGGGCAGCTT GTTGTCCTGTTGGAGTCCTGGAAGAGCAGCCTTCCTCCTGAGGAACAGGAATGGCTGAGCAGAGCCCTGTTTGTCAAGGACCGGACAGGCAGGGCTGTCCTGTCTAAAGAGCTGCAGCTGTGGTACCACTCACCTGGCCCCCGCCTCATCTACAGCCAGCCTCCCTCCTCGCCTGATGCCTTCTTCCAGCGCCGGTTCTTCCTCTGGGCTCCGTACCGGATGTGGCAGTACAGCCTCAAGTGTCCGAGCTGTGCCCACAAGCTGACGAGCTGTGGCCTGTATAAGACCGTGCGCAGAGTTCTGGACCTTGATGGCTGGTACTACATGGGCACGGAGTACCTGGAGTGCAG GTACTGCACCAAGAAGGTGGCTGCCTGGTCCAGGAGTGTGAGGGAGCAGCTGGACTTCAGTCACCAAATGCTCTTCCCTGCTGAGCTGGCGTACAG GCTGTCCTGTGACAAGAAGGTGCTTAGCCAGATGAAGGGGCGAACGCTCGGTAACAGCGCTAACCGGCTTCACTCCTTCCTGGTTGAAAACCACACAGAGGAGTGGATGACCAG AATGCAGCCTGTACCCACTAGCCGCTGGCTGCTCTTCACCTATGCCAGAGAGACCTTCAGCCGGATGGAGGAGCTTCAGGCAAGCGTGACATCTGTCTTCGGCTCCATCCTGAAGATGGACTCCACAAAGAAG GTCATCAAGAAGCTGGCTGGAGCGGATGCTGGGACAGCTCAGTGGATGAGCAGCGTGGGGAACGAGCTGGGGCAGGTTTTGATCTGTGTGGTGACGGCGGCGGAGGGATATGGGCTGCAGGACATGGCCAAGGGCCTGCATAAGCGCTACGAGCAGGCCCGCCGCAGCTCCCCTGAAGTCCTGTACGTGGGCCGGGACTGCTGCAGGGCGGACGGAAAGCCCTCGACCTCAGTGGTAAAGACTCCCATGGTCATCACGCTACCAACAAACCACTTACCTTGTTCCCCAGAGCTCCAGTGCCTCGTCCACACTCTCGGACCCCAATTGTTCACCCCCTCCCTGGCGGATCTCATTCACTTACCAGTAAGCAAATCAGCCTAA
- the LOC124867969 gene encoding uncharacterized protein LOC124867969 isoform X1 — translation MQVQHAGSRLSQLKKYVLRRDRAQQPAASSAAFTRSPAACSSRADSKASCTTKAAAPSPQRQSSTPRKKRAMVLYSSSEEDEELMVEAASAVEQELSALGESCSRSIFPTHFITMCMIVTVLDSAPVAATSSATPTPLLTPSPSADKPSAPAAQIQLWGHTFLIGCLETAGRQPRHWTSRELQANQMLMRPTCNILPVGQLVVLLESWKSSLPPEEQEWLSRALFVKDRTGRAVLSKELQLWYHSPGPRLIYSQPPSSPDAFFQRRFFLWAPYRMWQYSLKCPSCAHKLTSCGLYKTVRRVLDLDGWYYMGTEYLECRYCTKKVAAWSRSVREQLDFSHQMLFPAELAYRLSCDKKVLSQMKGRTLGNSANRLHSFLVENHTEEWMTRCLLYLETCGKFQVAGIHLAPTAHPPRMQPVPTSRWLLFTYARETFSRMEELQASVTSVFGSILKMDSTKKVIKKLAGADAGTAQWMSSVGNELGQVLICVVTAAEGYGLQDMAKGLHKRYEQARRSSPEVLYVGRDCCRADGKPSTSVVKTPMVITLPTNHLPCSPELQCLVHTLGPQLFTPSLADLIHLPVSKSA, via the exons ATGCAGGTCCAGCATGCTGGCTCCCGACTCAGTCAGCTGAAAAAGTATGTGCTGAGGAGGGACAGGGCCCAACAACCTGCTGCATCCTCTGCTGCTTTCACCCGCAGCCCGGCAGCGTGCTCCAGCAGGGCCGACAGCAAGGCCAGCTGCACCACGAAGGCTGCTGCACCTTCTCCTCAGCGCCAGTCCTCCACTCCAAGGAAGAAGCGAGCCATGGTTCTTTACA GTTCCTCGGAAGAAGATGAGGAGCTGATGGTGGAAGCTGCTTCTGCTGTAGAGCAGGAGCTGTCTGCTTTGGGTGAGTCATGCAGCAGGTCTATTTTTCCAACACATTTCATCACAATGTGTATGATAGTGACCGTGCTGGACTCTGCGCCCGTTGCAGCAACTTCATCAGCAACTCCTACTCCTCTCCTCACACCATCTCCCTCTGCTGATAAACCCAGCGCTCCTGCAGCCCAG ATTCAGCTGTGGGGGCACACCTTCCTGATTGGCTGCCTGGAGACTGCTGGAAGGCAGCCGCGCCATTGGACCAGCAGAGAATTGCAAGCCAATCAGATGCTAATGAGGCCCACCTGCAACATTCTCCCAGTGGGGCAGCTT GTTGTCCTGTTGGAGTCCTGGAAGAGCAGCCTTCCTCCTGAGGAACAGGAATGGCTGAGCAGAGCCCTGTTTGTCAAGGACCGGACAGGCAGGGCTGTCCTGTCTAAAGAGCTGCAGCTGTGGTACCACTCACCTGGCCCCCGCCTCATCTACAGCCAGCCTCCCTCCTCGCCTGATGCCTTCTTCCAGCGCCGGTTCTTCCTCTGGGCTCCGTACCGGATGTGGCAGTACAGCCTCAAGTGTCCGAGCTGTGCCCACAAGCTGACGAGCTGTGGCCTGTATAAGACCGTGCGCAGAGTTCTGGACCTTGATGGCTGGTACTACATGGGCACGGAGTACCTGGAGTGCAG GTACTGCACCAAGAAGGTGGCTGCCTGGTCCAGGAGTGTGAGGGAGCAGCTGGACTTCAGTCACCAAATGCTCTTCCCTGCTGAGCTGGCGTACAG GCTGTCCTGTGACAAGAAGGTGCTTAGCCAGATGAAGGGGCGAACGCTCGGTAACAGCGCTAACCGGCTTCACTCCTTCCTGGTTGAAAACCACACAGAGGAGTGGATGACCAGGTGCCTGCTCTACTTGGAGACTTGTGGGAAGTTTCAAGTAGCAGGGATACATCTGGCTCCTACTGCTCATCCCCCCAGAATGCAGCCTGTACCCACTAGCCGCTGGCTGCTCTTCACCTATGCCAGAGAGACCTTCAGCCGGATGGAGGAGCTTCAGGCAAGCGTGACATCTGTCTTCGGCTCCATCCTGAAGATGGACTCCACAAAGAAG GTCATCAAGAAGCTGGCTGGAGCGGATGCTGGGACAGCTCAGTGGATGAGCAGCGTGGGGAACGAGCTGGGGCAGGTTTTGATCTGTGTGGTGACGGCGGCGGAGGGATATGGGCTGCAGGACATGGCCAAGGGCCTGCATAAGCGCTACGAGCAGGCCCGCCGCAGCTCCCCTGAAGTCCTGTACGTGGGCCGGGACTGCTGCAGGGCGGACGGAAAGCCCTCGACCTCAGTGGTAAAGACTCCCATGGTCATCACGCTACCAACAAACCACTTACCTTGTTCCCCAGAGCTCCAGTGCCTCGTCCACACTCTCGGACCCCAATTGTTCACCCCCTCCCTGGCGGATCTCATTCACTTACCAGTAAGCAAATCAGCCTAA
- the LOC124867991 gene encoding uncharacterized protein LOC124867991: protein MISASRNIWDTQRRHLSCIQDPPGVQLFTQTGTLTKGGISLPVYRCARGSTSLESFHLHLDRFIPGTSASARYFQAFLVDGVVRWNEDRAAAPADAAETRTSLHSYSGHLKHALNQKSQRVLGHQMVEDFTKPAAYTGELIGLEYLFQQTGSVFEEINLDPDAPDEGAAVSTLEDEDEGIQSDEDDPTIFPPDSSSSSSSSPMAASQSGAPRSES, encoded by the exons ATGATCTCCGCATCCAGGAACATCTGGGACACGCAGAGACGTCACCTCAGCTGCATCCAGGACCCGCCAGGTGTGCAGCTGTTCACGCAGACTGGGACGCTGACGAAAGGCGGCATCAGCCTCCCGGTCTATCGCTGTGCGAGGGGATCCACCTCTCTGGAGTCGTTCCACCTCCACCTGGACCGCTTCATCCCAG GGACATCTGCTAGTGCCAGATACTTTCAGGCGTTCCTTGTGGACGGAGTGGTGAGGTGGAACGAGGATCGTGCAGCGGCGCCTGCGGATGCAGCTGAAACAAGGACGTCTCTGCATTCCTACAGTGGCCACCTCAAACACGCCCTCAACCAGAAGAGCCAAAGGGTGCTTGGACATCAGATGGTTGAGGATTTCACCAAGCCCGCTGCATACACAG GTGAGCTCATCGGGCTCGAGTACCTGTTCCAGCAGACGGGCAGCGTGTTTGAGGAGATCAACTTGGATCCTGACGCTCCGGATGAGGGTGCTGCCGTTTCCACCCTTGAGGATGAGGATGAGGGGATTCAATCTGATGAGGATGACCCCACCATCTTCCCACCagattcctcctcctcctcctcctcctcccctatGGCAGCATCCCAGTCAGGTGCACCCAGGTCTGAGTcataa
- the LOC124867740 gene encoding uncharacterized protein LOC124867740, which produces MRSRSGQLLTRRRPQVHRHVLPPPPPPPPLCLRETLVSLSSWVTPPMRSCWRPQLDRETPHALFRQDPPPPADGAEMLPESWRAALSPDQQEWIGQTLFGRDRTGRPRLNDDLNLWWYPPQPRPVYNQPPASPDPFFACRLFLWMPHRIWRLQLTCPQPSCTGSMTKAGLYRTIRRVLDIDGWYFMATEYLECCRCKKKVGGWSQGIIGQLPLTYSCLFPAVLTYKLSSDQKVVAQLRSSTLGNRATRLYNTLREHHTESWMRRSNVGNEHGQVLMSVLTCSEGSEGLDAMATGLTGRYRVAEVPPAVLMYVDRDCCSRDGVSKTAALFHEWGNRVVRLDIWHLMRRFAYGVTSESHELYPTFMKQLSRCIFEVDSGDTRHLTEAKRSDLGRKHGMVDLSDAEVVWRISKEEWRLHCRRRTQDRQAGTP; this is translated from the exons ATGAGGAGCAGGTCAGGGCAACTGCTGACACGGAGAAGA CCTCAGGTGCACAGGCATGTCCTGCCTCCGccacctcctccaccacctctctGCCTCCGAGAGACGCTGGTGTCTCTGTCCAGCTGGGTGACCCCACCGATGAGGAGCTGCTGGAGGCCACAGCTGGACAGGGAGACTCCACACGCCCTGTTCAGACAGGATCCTCCGCCACCTGCCGACGGTGCTGAG ATGCTGCCCGAGTCCTGGCGGGCAGCTCTCAGCCCGGATCAGCAGGAGTGGATCGGCCAGACGCTGTTTGGCAGGGACCGCACGGGGAGGCCTCGTCTCAACGACGACCTCAACCTGTGGTGGTACCCCCCCCAGCCACGGCCGGTCTACAACCAGCCTCCCGCTTCCCCCGACCCTTTCTTCGCTTGTCGGCTGTTCCTGTGGATGCCTCACAGGATCTGGCGTCTACAGCTGACTTGCCCCCAGCCTTCGTGCACCGGGTCCATGACCAAGGCTGGGCTGTACAGGACCATCCGGAGGGTCCTGGACATCGACGGCTGGTACTTCATGGCCACGGAGTACCTAGAATGCTGTCGGTGCAAGAAGAAGGTCGGAGGGTGGTCACAGGGTATCATTGGGCAGCTGCCCCTCACCTATAGCTGCCTGTTTCCTGCTGTACTCACGTACAA GCTGTCCAGTGACCAGAAAGTGGTTGCACAGCTGAGGTCAAGCACTCTGGGCAACAGAGCGACCCGGCTGTACAACACACTGCGGGAGCACCACACGGAGTCCTGGATGAGGAGATCCAACGTGGGTAACGAGCACGGCCAGGTCCTCATGAGCGTCCTCACCTGCTCGGAGGGCTCCGAGGGCCTGGACGCCATGGCGACCGGATTGACGGGGCGGTATCGAGTCGCCGAGGTTCCTCCCGCGGTCCTCATGTATGTGGACCGCGACTGCTGCAGCCGAGACGGCGTGTCAAAGACAGCTGCCCTGTTTCAT GAGTGGGGGAACCGCGTGGTTCGTCTTGACATTTGGCACCTGATGCGACGTTTCGCTTACGGTGTCACAAGCGAAAGCCACGAGCTCTACCCCACTTTCATGAAGCAGCTGTCTCGCTGCATCTTCGAAGTGGACTCCGGAGATACCCGGCATCTCACCGAGGCCAAGCGGTCCGATCTGGGGAGGAAGCACGGGATGGTCGACCTGAGCGACGCTGAGGTGGTCTGGAGGATCTCCAAGGAGGAGTGGAGGCTCCACTGTCGGCGCAGGACGC AGGACCGGCAGGCCGGAACACCCTGA
- the LOC124867739 gene encoding uncharacterized protein LOC124867739, producing MANKDALLRYSSAYPDFLEAVRFHRAFEEAHARSLQPGQEGQALVGFGDFKYETLQSLYESVDPKKIRFVNYLRRTSPAPGSQMEKAVGYVRRRDRQRTGATAAAASAATTTTTSTATSFTSSGGASVSAPRPVSRTASHFAAFVSTRRSLSGVEMQAALKKLSSSTKPAIPAAASSRTSGPALSSKTPVEPSDEEQVRATADTEKFT from the exons ATGGCCAACAAG GACGCCCTCCTGCGTTACTCCTCAGCCTACCCTGACTTTCTGGAGGCAGTCAGGTTCCACCGGGCATTTGAGGAGGCGCATGCCAGGTCTCTACAGCCTGGCCAGGAGGGACAGGCTCTTGTTGGCTTTGGTGACTTCAAATATGAGACCCTTCAGAGCCTCTATGAGTCTGTGGACCCCAAGAAGATCCG ATTTGTCAACTACCTGCGGAGGACTTCGCCTGCTCCAGGTTCCCAGATGGAGAAAGCCGTGGGATACGTTCGGcgcagagacagacagaggacCGGTGCCACGGCTGCTGCTGCTTCCGCCgcaaccaccaccaccaccagcaccgCCACCTCTTTTACCTCCTCAGGGGGAGCGTCTGTCTCAGCGCCGAGGCCTGTTTCCAGGACTGCATCACA TTTTGCAGCCTTCGTTTCCACACGGCGTTCTCTGTCTGGGGTGGAGATGCAGGCCGCCTTGAAGAAGCTGAGCTCCTCAACTAAACCTGCAATTCCAGCAGCAG cctccagcagaacctctgGACCAGCTCTCTCCTCAAAGACTCCCGTAGAACCCAGCGATGAGGAGCAGGTCAGGGCAACTGCTGACACGGAGAAGTTTACGTAA